A single Musa acuminata AAA Group cultivar baxijiao chromosome BXJ2-1, Cavendish_Baxijiao_AAA, whole genome shotgun sequence DNA region contains:
- the LOC103997418 gene encoding S-type anion channel SLAH1 isoform X2: protein MLSSLMEGRENQLPIATTTTIATSAKAQTKVLDSVVAMKAMSKLGGFHAGYFRISLSLCGQALLWKTLSEPSTDSRALRLVVRLLPSATYVLVWSVALAVLVALCFLYALRCFLRFRCVKAEFSHHVGVNYLFAPWISWLLLLQSTPAFLHPGAALYRVLWWVFSVPIIMFDVKIYGQWFTEGKKFLSMVANPTSQITVIGNLVCARAAARMGWEEIATCMFSLGMAHYLVLFVTLYQRFVGCNSLPAMLRPVFFLFIAAPSMASLAWDSISGSFGTGSKMLFFLSLFLFASLVSRPALFKRSMRRFNVAWWAYSFPLTVLALAATEYAQEVEGGVSNALMLVLAVLSVLVTVALIVFTAIKAGDLLPHGNDPFAPPFSP from the exons atgTTGTCTTCGTTGATGGAGGGAAGAGAGAACCAACTTCCTATTGCCACTACTACTACTATTGCTACGAGCGCTAAAGCTCAGACCAAAGTGCTCGACTCAGTAGTAGCCATGAAAGCTATGTCCAAGCTTGGGGGCTTCCATGCCGGCTACTTCCGCATCAGCCTGTCGCTCTGCGGCCAGGCACTACTGTGGAAGACCCTCAGCGAGCCAAGCACCGACTCCCGCGCCCTCCGCCTCGTCGTCCGCTTGCTACCCTCCGCCACGTACGTCCTCGTCTGGTCCGTGGCCCTCGCCGTCCTCGTCGCACTCTGCTTCCTCTACGCCCTCCGCTGCTTCCTCCGGTTCCGTTGCGTCAAGGCCGAGTTCTCCCACCATGTCGGCGTGAACTACCTCTTTGCGCCGTGGATCTCgtggctcctcctcctccagtcCACCCCCGCCTTCCTCCACCCCGGCGCTGCTCTGTACCGCGTGCTTTGGTGGGTCTTCTCCGTTCCCATCATCATGTTCGATGTCAAGATCTACGGCCAGTGGTTCACCGAGGGGAAGAAGTTCCTGTCGATGGTGGCGAACCCGACGAGCCAGATCACGGTGATCGGGAACCTGGTCTGCGCGAGGGCGGCGGCAAGGATGGGGTGGGAGGAGATCGCCACCTGTATGTTCTCCCTCGGCATGGCGCACTACCTCGTCCTATTCGTGACGCTGTACCAGCGGTTCGTCGGGTGCAACAGCCTTCCCGCCATGCTCCGccccgtcttcttcctcttcatcgcCGCCCCCAGCATGGCCAGCTTGGCCTGGGATTCCATCTCCGGATCCTTCGGTACGGGGTCCAAgatgctcttcttcctctccctcttcctattTGCCTCCCTG GTCTCGCGGCCTGCTCTGTTCAAGAGGTCGATGAGGCGGTTCAACGTTGCATGGTGGGCGTACTCCTTCCCGCTGACGGTGCTGGCGCTGGCGGCCACCGAGTACGCACAGGAGGTGGAGGGAGGCGTCTCCAACGCCCTCATGCTCGTCCTCGCCGTCCTCTCCGTGCTGGTCACCGTCGCCCTCATCGTCTTCACCGCGATCAAGGCCGGCGACCTCCTTCCCCACGGCAATGACCCCTTCGCGCCGCCGTTCTCGCCCTGA
- the LOC103997418 gene encoding S-type anion channel SLAH1 isoform X1, translated as MLSSLMEGRENQLPIATTTTIATSAKAQTKVLDSVVAMKAMSKLGGFHAGYFRISLSLCGQALLWKTLSEPSTDSRALRLVVRLLPSATYVLVWSVALAVLVALCFLYALRCFLRFRCVKAEFSHHVGVNYLFAPWISWLLLLQSTPAFLHPGAALYRVLWWVFSVPIIMFDVKIYGQWFTEGKKFLSMVANPTSQITVIGNLVCARAAARMGWEEIATCMFSLGMAHYLVLFVTLYQRFVGCNSLPAMLRPVFFLFIAAPSMASLAWDSISGSFGLAACSVQEVDEAVQRCMVGVLLPADGAGAGGHRVRTGGGGRRLQRPHARPRRPLRAGHRRPHRLHRDQGRRPPSPRQ; from the exons atgTTGTCTTCGTTGATGGAGGGAAGAGAGAACCAACTTCCTATTGCCACTACTACTACTATTGCTACGAGCGCTAAAGCTCAGACCAAAGTGCTCGACTCAGTAGTAGCCATGAAAGCTATGTCCAAGCTTGGGGGCTTCCATGCCGGCTACTTCCGCATCAGCCTGTCGCTCTGCGGCCAGGCACTACTGTGGAAGACCCTCAGCGAGCCAAGCACCGACTCCCGCGCCCTCCGCCTCGTCGTCCGCTTGCTACCCTCCGCCACGTACGTCCTCGTCTGGTCCGTGGCCCTCGCCGTCCTCGTCGCACTCTGCTTCCTCTACGCCCTCCGCTGCTTCCTCCGGTTCCGTTGCGTCAAGGCCGAGTTCTCCCACCATGTCGGCGTGAACTACCTCTTTGCGCCGTGGATCTCgtggctcctcctcctccagtcCACCCCCGCCTTCCTCCACCCCGGCGCTGCTCTGTACCGCGTGCTTTGGTGGGTCTTCTCCGTTCCCATCATCATGTTCGATGTCAAGATCTACGGCCAGTGGTTCACCGAGGGGAAGAAGTTCCTGTCGATGGTGGCGAACCCGACGAGCCAGATCACGGTGATCGGGAACCTGGTCTGCGCGAGGGCGGCGGCAAGGATGGGGTGGGAGGAGATCGCCACCTGTATGTTCTCCCTCGGCATGGCGCACTACCTCGTCCTATTCGTGACGCTGTACCAGCGGTTCGTCGGGTGCAACAGCCTTCCCGCCATGCTCCGccccgtcttcttcctcttcatcgcCGCCCCCAGCATGGCCAGCTTGGCCTGGGATTCCATCTCCGGATCCTTCG GTCTCGCGGCCTGCTCTGTTCAAGAGGTCGATGAGGCGGTTCAACGTTGCATGGTGGGCGTACTCCTTCCCGCTGACGGTGCTGGCGCTGGCGGCCACCGAGTACGCACAGGAGGTGGAGGGAGGCGTCTCCAACGCCCTCATGCTCGTCCTCGCCGTCCTCTCCGTGCTGGTCACCGTCGCCCTCATCGTCTTCACCGCGATCAAGGCCGGCGACCTCCTTCCCCACGGCAATGA
- the LOC103997403 gene encoding bidirectional sugar transporter SWEET2a, which produces MISSDFAAASSSTSSFYGFCTYAAGIAGNVFAFVLFVSPMPTFKRIVRNKSTEQFSGLPYIYSLLNCLICMWYGLPWVSYGVILVATVNSIGAAFQLAYVSLFIRFADSAKRLRMSGLLIGVFSVFALIIYASLELCDHPTRQIFVGYLSVASLISMFASPLFIINLVIRTRSVEFMPFYLSLATFLMSISFFAYGMLLHDFFIYIPNGIGTVLGVVQLLLYAYYSKSVEESRLPLVASH; this is translated from the exons ATGATTTCTTCAGACTTCGCAGCGGCATCGTCTTCCACTTCCTCCTTCTATGGCTTCTGCACTTATGCGGCTGGAATTGCTG GCAATGTTTTTGCCTTCGTATTGTTTGTCTCACCAAT GCCAACATTCAAAAGAATTGTGCGAAACAAGTCCACCGAGCAGTTCTCAGGCTTGCCCTATATATACTCTCTCTTGAACTGCTTGATCTGTATGTGGTATGGGCTTCCTTGGGTGTCTTATGGGGTGATCTTGGTGGCTACCGTCAATTCTATCGGTGCTGCTTTTCAATTAGCCTATGTCAGTCTCTTCATCAGATTTGCAGATTCTGCAAAAAGG TTGAGGATGTCCGGACTGCTGATAGGAGTTTTCTCTGTTTTTGCTCTGATCATATATGCGAGCCTTGAGTTGTGCGACCACCCGACACGACAAATATTTGTTGGGTATTTAAGTGTTGCTTCACTCATTTCCATGTTTGCATCTCCATTATTTATCATC AATTTGGTGATCAGGACTAGGAGTGTGGAGTTCATGCCCTTCTATCTATCCCTTGCAACCTTCTTGATGAGCATCTCTTTCTTTGCGTATGGGATGCTATTGCACGACTTCTTCATATAT ATCCCAAATGGGATTGGAACAGTTCTGGGGGTAGTACAACTGTTGCTGTATGCCTATTACAGTAAATCTGTAGAAGAGTCTCGCTTGCCATTGGTGGCTTCACACTGA